aaaaagagtgaaggaTAAGAATACATAGTCCACAAAAAGGGTTATGCCAGCTAGTTCAACTAACTATTTAACATTAAGATACTTTTTGTTGAATCTGCGTGCTAAACATGATAGTTGCCCGTTTAAttcattaataaagaaaaataatagtacagcaccaaaaaaaaaaaaaaatattagtaacataaaattaaaagggTTATGCCAGAGCCTGGGCAATTGCCCAGAGTAGCCGGGCCTTGAAACCGCCTATGTCCATGTGAATGCACATAATAGAATAATGACTTTCAAAAAAATGACTTTCATCACTGATTCAAATTTGTCTTCTAAATTAAGTTTTGTAGTAATAATTACATTCAtatgacatttaaaaaatagattcaCAATGTGTTGAATATTATGTTTTACTTCGCACAATATTTGCATGCTCGTGTCACAAGGGTCTTTTCATCCAGTAATTTTGGAAAATTGTCTAGGTGGAATGATAACCTTTAAGAATGGTTCCAATATGCCGGTTGGTTTGCATTTTTCTTGCACCTCCCTGGTGATGTTTTCCAATTATTAATTTCCTGTTATATTTTAGAAAAGgtgatgataaataaaatattaaacctTTCTCGCATGCCAAATTGCCAATAAATGATTTTGACTAATTATATTATGCATGGTTGTACGTGAGTGAGCTGTGATAAATTACCaatagttaaaaagtgtttcatCAAATAGCCGTtggtaatatttaatttatctcttcctcataatattttattttaaattaatttaatatacattTCCTTAATTTCCAAGtttaatttgttgaatcttttgccCTCGTTAACATTTCTTTAACACAGTTATTAGAAGgggggagaaagaaaaaactaaataacTATACACATAATAACCTTAATTTATTAcccaaatttttatttgttttcttcgaGTATTAACAAATGGCCAATAGTAAGGTAAGTAGATATATAACTAACTGgattattagttaaaaacatgaaaacgagttataatttaaaataaattacagaaTTAACATAGCAAACTCAATAGAAAGATTTCTaacacatgtttttttattatatactaCACGTACAATGATGGCATAAAAAATAAGCCTAAGAAAACAGAATTTGATTATTCTTCCTCATGTCCCATAgaaagtaaagagaaaaaaaaatcacctgcaATGCAAGACTACAGAGGATATATTCAACAAAAACTCTGTTCCATCAACATGAAAAACTCGTTGTGGTCAATTAGTTCATCTCCATTTTGATCAACAATATTAATCATTTTCTGACACTGCACAAAGTCTCTCTCCAAACCCAAACGGAATAAAACCCTTTGCAAGTCAGCAGCATCTATGAACCcatctttgttttcatcaaaCACATTGAAAGCTTCCTTCACCTCTTCCACACTAACATCATTTTCAAACATGTTAGCAATTTCTTGTTCTCCAAAGTCCTCTATCCCATCCCCATGTAGCTCAACACTTATTCCCAGCTTTTGCATTACCACAATTACCTCTTCTTTGCACAATCTTACTCCATGTTGAATGCACTTTAAACTGTGGTTTTCTGGTTCATGATTTGAGTCACTCCTAGGGTTGTTGGTGCAACAATTTTTCCAATTTCGTGAGACCCAATTCCACAAAGActgcaaagaaaaaaacaaaattgagaggaaacaattattaaatttaatatcactAAGGAGAATTCTAAGACATAAAGATAATCCAGATATATTTATGTTGCTATGTGTTTGCTCCATTGATAAACAAAGATCACATATATTTAGCATTCACCCTTAGGCAAGGACTTGTTGTGCATGGTTGAATTCTTGGATTCATATATTTATAGCCTATAAAAGTGAACCTTCACATGAGCTTCACCATATAATATAACTTTATAGTGCGTCCATTGAGAATTTTGGGGATTAAAAGTAAGCACGTAGTTTATAGTAATAAGTatagttcttttatttaattaaatattaacacgttgggaaatgaaagaaatatatgGGCAATTTCTATGAAACTCACTAGTTGAACGAAGACAAAGACATGTGGAAGAAGACTCcaaaaggagaaggaaattaaattaatgaatgaCACAATGACTGGGAACATTCTTGGCCTTTAAGAAAAGActcattaaattgtttttttttgtgtttctacaaaaaaaaaattacaaacatgaaagatttaaaattaaaagagaacaaaaaattgTGTGGTATTATGAGTAGtgtgatgaataaaaaaaaattaacattataaataatattgtaataatttattttatgaatagtATAACTCTTAAAAAGCTAAAACTGTGTGGCATGTATGCTTGTGTACGTACCCGTTGAGATTTAAAGTGGCTTTCGATTTGCCAATAAAATACGATGACATTGGATAGCAATAGGTACTTGTGTTGCACGATAAGGGTACGTTTCAAATGGGAAAACGTGGCCGCGTGTCGGAGAGGAGATTGTCCCAGAAACTACCACGAAATGTTAAGGACTTTTCCCCTGCTAAGGCTGtggaaaattaaatttgttcttTCTCCTTTCATATTGGAGCGTATCTAGGATTttgtattatgaaatttaatttagctATCACCATCATAGTGTTGGGgcaggtaaaaaaataaaacgcgGTTGGTTGTGATAAAGAAATGAAGCACAACAATTAATGAAGGGATTAAAATCTCCATGGCAAAAATAGGGTTAGGTTGGCCCGTAAAAAGAGATCCATAAAATTGGTGGGGTGTTGGCAAACAAATGTTGAGATAtttgttataataaaaaagattcGGCGCCATATTTAAGCTATAAGACTTActcactttttcttttgataaaattCTCACATAATAAATTAGTGTTTCGAATAGGGATGTTAAAAAAGTCAACACCTACTGATATCCACAAATAAAATCCCTAACCGATACTCCTTGAGTAATTTCTAAATGGGTACTGAGTGGGTAGCTATTACTCATGCCTGCTCTGATCCATTGCCTACTTTTGAGTTAGCTTTtcctcttaaatttaaattctaaaaaatatgtttagataaatttttcaataataagcgctcacaaaaaataaaaaatataataacaaaacttttgtaatataaaagttttctcatttaatttttccaAATTTTGGAATAAAGGAAAGTGGGTATACTGAACGGAatgggaatttttttaaaaaaaattaattattctattGTTTGATTCATCAAACTCAAtacacaataaaaacatattttttttatatattatttgtagcGGAAATAAATTTCTATTATGTATTATTCTAAGATACACAACCATAATAAGTTTTCATTGTGCATTGTTTTAAGATAGACAACAAAAACATGTTCTTGTTGTGTATTGaacagaaattgaaaataaaattaaggataaaatgctaatttgtgacatttttgtaaaaggAACAAAAAGAGCAAAGAAAAAGGAGTTGTGAATAGCAATCCCCTTTCAATATCTTACAATTGGGCAACCTATCTCAATGTGTTATTTAGTCTAATTGGTGGGTTTTGAATCCTACACTCCCTCATGTGTATCCTACACCTTCCCttgtttaaaaagtaaaaaaatacccTTAATGAGATAATACCACCCTTTCCCCAACTCTAACACCTCCTTTAGAAAACTCATAACCCCAACACCCCCACTATGAGACACCTCCTTCCCGCAACGACTCCTCTCCCTTTTGCAACAGCTCCTCCTTCTCCCTCGCCACCTCCTTCCCCCTACACCCTTCTCACGACGTTGTGGCTCCTTGTTCACCCTTCTTCCTTTGCGCATTGCCTTTAAGGTAAGTTTCGTTCGCCTCTTTCTTCATGTGGGGTTGGGTTCTGTTGGCAGGTTGGTAGGGGTGGGTTATGGTAGGGATGGGTTTCAATTTTAGAACAACTATTCCAGAAAAGCTATTCCCACCTTccttaatttgaaatttcacCCTTTTCTTGGATTTTTCCcaccaaatatttatttatttttttgttacaattagTCGGATgatttatcttaatttaaaaattgctcAACATGTGTGTGGGTCTCTATGCATTTTGCTTTGTTTAATTGACAcccaacaataattttttagggTGAGTAGTGAGTATCAATATTATACTACtgattctaatatatttttagcttGATTACCAACTTTTGCAATGTCTATTTGATATTTTGTAAGCAATAGTCCTTAAACATCTAAAATTATGTAGGGAAATAAGTACATAGcaatattttgaattgaaagaGAGCAAAAACATGCATGATAGAGATTGGTGTAGAGGATtagaaacaaatttttatttagtaataATCCCTAATTCCCGATCTCTGCTCCAATGTTAAACAGTATCAAGAATATAGTACTTCCTGATGTTTTCcctgttttctctcttttattgtAGAAGTTATTGCTTTTAGCTTATCATCACAATACAGTTTTCCTTGTGTTTATGAATCTAATTATAGAAtctaatgataaaaatttaatgcTAAGATGGTGCGTACAAAAAGAGTTAGTTTTGATGGATGACAATAACCGACACATTAGACGTACAATGTCTAAACAAAGGCGACATGTAGAAGCTCATGTGGTGGACCCTTTGGAGCAACCTATGTAAGTGGATCCTTCAAAGCATGTTGAGCAAGTGGAGCTTGTTGACCATGTCCAGGCTGTT
This region of Glycine max cultivar Williams 82 chromosome 7, Glycine_max_v4.0, whole genome shotgun sequence genomic DNA includes:
- the LOC100812778 gene encoding probable calcium-binding protein CML46, which gives rise to MNPRIQPCTTSPCLRSLWNWVSRNWKNCCTNNPRSDSNHEPENHSLKCIQHGVRLCKEEVIVVMQKLGISVELHGDGIEDFGEQEIANMFENDVSVEEVKEAFNVFDENKDGFIDAADLQRVLFRLGLERDFVQCQKMINIVDQNGDELIDHNEFFMLMEQSFC